In one window of Macrotis lagotis isolate mMagLag1 chromosome 5, bilby.v1.9.chrom.fasta, whole genome shotgun sequence DNA:
- the LOC141490073 gene encoding large ribosomal subunit protein eL43-like, whose protein sequence is MGKCTKKIRIIGKYGIRYGASLRKMVKKIEISHHAKYTYSFCGKTKMKRQVVGIWLCGSCIKRVAGGAWTYNTTSAVTVKSAIRRLKELKDQ, encoded by the coding sequence ATGGGTAAATGTACCAAGAAGATCAGAATTATTGGTAAATATGGAATACGTTATGGTGCATCCCTCagaaaaatggtgaagaaaattgaaattagCCACCATGCCAAATATACCTATTCCTTCTGTGGCAAGACCAAAATGAAGAGACAGGTCGTAGGTATCTGGCTTTGTGGATCCTGTATAAAAAGAGTAGCTGGTGGTGCCTGGACATACAATACCACCTCTGCAGTCACAGTCAAATCTGCCATCAGAAGACTGAAGGAATTGAAAGACCAGTAA